A single Candidatus Rubidus massiliensis DNA region contains:
- a CDS encoding putative urate catabolism protein, producing the protein MRDFIGYKGSFPKDCWPDKAKIAVNFVINYEEGSERNILDGDAQSEEYLSDWPLLTALKEKRSLSSESLFEYGSRAGIWRLLGLFDEYSLPLTIFTTGLSLERNEPLAEKFKNSEYEIAGHGYRWINYADMPESQEREEIDKTIDSIEKLTNKKIYGWYTGRKSKHTRKIIIDLGLLYDSESYADDLPYWMQENGKKHLIIPYTLDTNDARYTTSPGWSNGEAFFQHLKMTFDCLYREGKTFPKMMTVALHARLSGKPGRCEAIRNFIEYITSKELVWICTREQIAKHWQKL; encoded by the coding sequence ATGAGAGATTTTATCGGTTATAAAGGCTCCTTTCCAAAAGATTGCTGGCCAGACAAAGCAAAAATTGCTGTAAACTTTGTGATTAATTATGAGGAAGGATCTGAAAGAAATATTTTAGATGGTGATGCACAATCAGAAGAATATTTATCAGATTGGCCTTTACTGACTGCCTTAAAAGAGAAAAGGAGTTTATCTTCAGAATCGTTATTTGAATATGGAAGTCGCGCAGGAATTTGGCGTCTATTAGGTTTGTTTGACGAATATTCTTTGCCATTAACGATCTTTACTACGGGTTTAAGTCTTGAAAGAAATGAGCCTTTAGCTGAAAAGTTTAAAAACTCAGAGTATGAAATTGCTGGACATGGTTATCGTTGGATTAATTACGCAGACATGCCAGAAAGTCAAGAAAGAGAAGAGATTGATAAGACGATTGATTCTATAGAAAAATTAACGAATAAAAAAATATATGGCTGGTACACGGGTCGAAAAAGCAAACATACTCGTAAGATTATAATTGATCTTGGTTTACTATATGACTCTGAAAGTTACGCTGATGATTTACCCTATTGGATGCAAGAAAATGGCAAAAAACATCTTATTATTCCCTACACTTTAGACACAAATGATGCTAGATATACAACATCTCCTGGCTGGTCTAATGGGGAAGCATTTTTTCAACATTTAAAAATGACCTTTGATTGTCTTTACCGCGAAGGAAAAACCTTTCCCAAAATGATGACAGTTGCTTTACATGCAAGATTGTCCGGTAAACCCGGTCGTTGTGAAGCGATTCGTAACTTCATCGAATATATTACCTCTAAAGAGCTTGTATGGATTTGCACAAGAGAACAAATAGCAAAACATTGGCAAAAATTATGA
- a CDS encoding ankyrin repeat protein: MKKYFSLFILFCLNISSLSAKITNLSDEEISLLDKQAIYQILEENGYNPNKLSNAGDTAIHLGVKKKDLQAIKLCVKFGLDPLLPNKALDTPLHIAAEKGSLEIAHFLIEIGSSIYWTNQLGQTPYHKALHHKQNEIVNLFLSFGYQSNDAEIDFLIAQGYNLHSKDNSGNSAIHKAALANNVEIIKVLLSKGVPVDELNKKLCTPLLLAITKGNVEAILFLIENFANINLTNSEGNTPLLLAIQSHQDYLLNILLQQDHLNIETKNNKGINALHYAVAKGNIYAVDALIKKNVDVNVVTSPKYWDESSFWTAQDWDAYGEFNYTKQCGHLAPVATPLAIAERLHPNNKILIELLQSHGAISKYSSEGNNLPNSKTLEEYLK, translated from the coding sequence ATGAAAAAATATTTTAGTCTTTTTATACTCTTTTGCTTAAATATTTCCTCATTATCCGCAAAAATAACTAACCTATCCGATGAAGAAATATCCCTTTTAGATAAGCAAGCGATATACCAAATCCTTGAAGAGAATGGGTATAATCCCAATAAATTAAGTAATGCTGGCGACACAGCCATTCATTTAGGTGTTAAGAAAAAAGATTTACAGGCTATTAAACTATGTGTAAAGTTTGGCCTAGATCCTTTACTTCCCAATAAAGCCCTTGATACCCCCTTGCATATTGCCGCTGAAAAAGGCAGTTTAGAAATTGCTCATTTCCTCATTGAAATAGGATCTTCCATCTATTGGACCAATCAGCTCGGACAAACTCCTTACCATAAAGCGTTACATCATAAACAAAACGAAATAGTAAATCTTTTTTTAAGTTTTGGGTATCAGTCGAATGATGCAGAAATAGATTTTCTAATTGCTCAAGGCTATAACTTACATAGTAAAGATAACAGCGGAAACTCTGCTATTCATAAGGCTGCTTTAGCTAACAACGTAGAGATAATAAAAGTTTTATTAAGCAAGGGAGTTCCGGTAGATGAGTTGAATAAAAAACTATGCACACCTTTACTTTTAGCTATCACTAAAGGAAATGTAGAAGCAATACTATTCTTAATTGAAAATTTTGCAAATATAAATCTCACCAATAGTGAAGGAAATACACCTTTACTATTAGCAATTCAAAGCCACCAAGATTATTTATTAAACATCCTCTTACAACAAGATCATTTAAATATAGAAACCAAAAATAATAAGGGAATTAACGCTCTACATTATGCCGTAGCTAAAGGAAATATTTATGCCGTTGATGCATTAATTAAAAAAAATGTGGATGTGAATGTAGTAACATCGCCTAAGTATTGGGATGAAAGTAGCTTTTGGACAGCTCAAGATTGGGATGCTTATGGAGAATTCAACTACACTAAACAATGTGGACATTTAGCGCCGGTCGCTACACCTTTAGCAATCGCTGAAAGATTACATCCAAATAATAAGATATTGATCGAACTACTCCAAAGTCATGGTGCTATCTCTAAATATTCATCGGAAGGAAATAATCTCCCCAACTCAAAAACTCTAGAAGAATATTTAAAATAG
- a CDS encoding acetoin dehydrogenase E2 subunit dihydrolipoyllysine-residue acetyltransferase, whose product MNVILVHGGMVGGWYWKHVKKELERENLSVFSPTLTGLGEKKHLLTSSIDLNTHIMDIVNFIHFNELNNCILVGHSYGGMVITGVADQIGDKIKHLIYLDALIPQHNESMFDLVPSSIKEYLIQRANDMGDGQFVPPHPEDSYPFDQQNRQWVHTYSTAQSLKTFSQPLSLKHSLKNFTLSFIKCTRDHALDNMLERAKRLRMDCHLLNSDHYPMVSQPLPLAKLLYNLIKKCL is encoded by the coding sequence ATGAATGTAATTTTAGTGCATGGTGGGATGGTTGGTGGGTGGTACTGGAAACATGTAAAAAAAGAATTAGAGAGAGAAAACTTAAGCGTATTTTCCCCTACCCTTACAGGTCTTGGTGAAAAGAAACATCTTTTAACCTCTTCTATCGATTTAAACACTCATATAATGGACATAGTAAATTTTATCCATTTTAATGAGCTGAACAATTGTATTTTAGTAGGTCACAGTTATGGTGGGATGGTTATTACCGGAGTTGCAGATCAAATAGGCGACAAAATAAAACACTTAATCTATTTAGATGCTCTTATTCCACAACATAATGAAAGTATGTTTGATCTAGTCCCATCTTCCATTAAAGAATACTTAATTCAAAGAGCCAATGACATGGGTGATGGTCAATTTGTTCCTCCTCATCCAGAAGATAGTTATCCTTTTGATCAGCAAAATCGTCAATGGGTGCATACTTATAGCACGGCTCAATCTTTAAAAACTTTTTCTCAACCATTATCTCTAAAACATTCACTTAAAAATTTTACTTTAAGTTTTATTAAGTGTACGCGTGATCATGCCTTAGATAACATGCTAGAAAGAGCTAAAAGGCTTAGAATGGATTGCCATTTATTAAATTCAGATCATTATCCCATGGTCTCTCAGCCTCTTCCGTTAGCAAAGTTGCTTTACAACCTGATAAAAAAATGTCTATAG
- a CDS encoding sporulation integral membrane protein YtvI, whose translation MSMKHTIKNISIYIIFTLSLSAFALFIVFYYKIIFLLFASVLFAIFLRFIANTIRKFIKLPYFFLLSLIFVILLSFLYYFVTKLLPIISSEFNSLWDDLAHQNFNLIKTNFHLYDIDLYKFFISVKTILLNVFNFSFSFLLLISFLFYIGFALAYNPHSYVEVLQKLVPSNHHFFLKTLLYKIRNVLENWILGQMLSMSVIGFLTTTGLWLLGIPYAFFLGTTAAILTFIPNLGPILAAIPTLLIAFSKDFELGVFVLILYTSIQSLESYLITPYIQKKAISLSPISIIITQIGLATIGGILGLAIATPLLAMLKIIFQTVYSKERLDQNGLAT comes from the coding sequence ATGTCTATGAAACATACTATAAAAAATATCTCTATATATATTATTTTTACCTTAAGTTTAAGCGCTTTTGCTCTATTCATAGTTTTCTACTACAAAATTATTTTTTTACTATTTGCCAGCGTTTTGTTTGCTATTTTTTTGAGATTTATTGCTAATACAATTCGTAAATTTATAAAACTCCCCTACTTTTTTTTATTAAGTTTGATTTTTGTCATTTTGCTATCCTTTCTTTATTATTTTGTCACGAAGCTTTTACCAATAATCTCCAGTGAATTTAACAGTTTATGGGATGATCTAGCCCATCAAAACTTTAATTTAATAAAAACTAATTTTCATTTATATGACATTGATCTTTATAAATTTTTTATTAGCGTTAAAACGATACTACTAAATGTTTTTAATTTCTCTTTTAGTTTCTTGCTTCTTATAAGTTTTCTTTTCTATATTGGATTTGCTCTTGCCTATAATCCTCATTCTTATGTGGAAGTACTGCAAAAATTAGTTCCTTCCAATCACCATTTTTTTTTAAAAACGCTCCTATATAAGATTCGAAATGTATTAGAGAATTGGATTTTAGGACAAATGCTCTCTATGAGTGTGATTGGATTTTTAACTACAACTGGATTATGGCTACTCGGTATTCCATACGCCTTTTTTTTAGGAACAACCGCTGCCATACTAACTTTTATACCAAATTTAGGGCCTATTTTAGCAGCCATACCAACTTTACTGATTGCTTTTTCCAAGGATTTTGAATTAGGAGTCTTTGTTTTAATTTTGTACACTTCTATTCAGAGTTTAGAAAGTTATTTAATAACGCCCTATATTCAAAAAAAAGCTATTTCACTGTCTCCAATTTCTATCATTATTACGCAAATTGGCTTGGCAACAATTGGTGGCATATTGGGTCTTGCCATAGCAACGCCTCTATTAGCTATGTTAAAAATTATTTTTCAAACGGTTTATTCTAAAGAACGTTTAGATCAAAATGGTCTTGCAACTTAA
- the prfA_2 gene encoding Peptide chain release factor 1 yields MTPFFFEYMKIFLPKDDDALLQECKVETYRASGSGGQHVNVTDSAVRLTHLPSGIVVTSQKERSQLLNKRECLQKLREKVAKINYRKPIRIATKMPRSVKAKNLEKKQKHSSKKQLRSKKILDS; encoded by the coding sequence ATGACTCCATTTTTTTTTGAATATATGAAAATTTTTTTGCCTAAAGATGATGATGCTCTGTTGCAAGAGTGTAAAGTGGAGACCTATCGCGCAAGTGGTAGTGGTGGTCAACATGTAAATGTAACAGATAGCGCAGTTCGCCTTACTCACCTACCAAGTGGGATTGTGGTTACAAGTCAAAAAGAAAGAAGTCAACTACTCAATAAACGAGAATGTTTACAAAAACTGAGAGAAAAGGTAGCTAAAATTAATTACCGTAAACCTATACGTATAGCTACTAAAATGCCACGATCAGTTAAAGCAAAAAATTTAGAAAAGAAACAAAAACATTCTTCTAAAAAACAACTACGCTCAAAAAAAATACTTGATAGTTAA
- the lgt gene encoding Prolipoprotein diacylglyceryl transferase, which produces MLIYSLWIYWNPNREIFTIPYLNHPIGWYGVSFVTGLIIGYFVLMHLFSQYFHQVAHYPKDKAKEIGLYLTDKMLWYIILGIIIGARFGHVVFYDWDYYLNHPLDVFKIWQGGLSSHGGTIGVMLALFIYYKTILKSFPQLTFVKLMDFVCIPTAIVACFIRIGNFFNQEIVGIKTDAPWGIIFGHPVESHEIIPRHPVQLYEAFCYLITFFFLYFLWKRFLPTLRDGVIIGLFFLFVFGSRIIIEFWKATQESWIQSDSLQAGQLLSIPFVFLGLILLFFGDRLNCTKKSKVS; this is translated from the coding sequence ATGCTGATTTATTCATTATGGATTTATTGGAATCCAAATAGAGAAATTTTTACAATACCCTATTTAAATCATCCCATTGGATGGTATGGTGTAAGTTTCGTCACAGGATTGATTATTGGCTACTTTGTATTGATGCATCTTTTTTCACAATATTTTCATCAAGTAGCTCATTATCCAAAAGATAAAGCTAAAGAAATTGGGCTTTATTTAACCGATAAAATGTTGTGGTACATCATTTTAGGTATCATTATTGGAGCAAGATTTGGTCACGTAGTTTTTTATGATTGGGACTATTACCTAAATCATCCCTTAGACGTTTTTAAGATTTGGCAAGGTGGATTATCAAGCCACGGTGGCACAATCGGAGTTATGTTAGCTTTATTTATTTACTATAAGACTATTCTTAAAAGCTTTCCTCAACTAACTTTTGTAAAATTGATGGATTTTGTATGTATTCCAACCGCAATTGTTGCCTGTTTTATAAGGATCGGCAATTTCTTTAATCAAGAAATTGTAGGCATTAAAACAGACGCTCCTTGGGGTATAATTTTTGGCCACCCTGTTGAAAGTCACGAAATAATCCCGCGCCATCCAGTTCAACTGTATGAAGCTTTCTGCTATCTAATAACCTTTTTCTTTCTCTATTTTTTATGGAAACGTTTTTTACCAACGTTAAGAGATGGCGTTATTATTGGCCTGTTTTTCCTATTTGTTTTTGGATCTAGAATCATTATAGAATTTTGGAAAGCCACCCAAGAATCGTGGATCCAAAGCGACTCCTTGCAAGCGGGTCAATTATTGAGTATTCCATTTGTTTTCTTAGGGCTTATTCTGCTCTTTTTTGGTGATAGATTGAATTGTACAAAAAAAAGTAAGGTTAGTTAA
- the dnaA_2 gene encoding Chromosomal replication initiator protein DnaA, translating to MQAWLNFLAQQEQEIGTETVHKWLKPLRIVKYDACNLYLEAKDSFQVLWFEEHMRKKVQAKFVNNNQKKIKIHLLVQNVPVTQLKKKKEKQASVPASVKFNLNFDYPDSNCTFDNFIQNDSNLLAYKVFTKTAGYKDQPLELGLFNPIFIHSNSGFGKSHLLMAFANELMNRKVKVIYVRAESFTEHVVTAIRAGEMSKFRQSYRNADVLIIDDVHIFSKKGATQEELFHTFNSLQMTGKQIVLSANCAPGDLQFIEPRLISRFEWGIVLSLDNLTAEDVKTILLKKIEILKFPLAPKVIQFLLDSFKSSLKALIRALEALVLRIHLNQADFKYPSISLTVPMVKHHLQDLLLVEEKNTLTPEKIIQQVAEHFGITTDDIKGKAQSRDCVVPRHLAIYFCRKELKIPFTKLGDLFGGRDHSTVMSSHKIVLNAIENNDMAITDHYHLLANKLKKTE from the coding sequence ATGCAAGCCTGGCTGAACTTCTTAGCTCAGCAAGAACAAGAAATTGGCACTGAAACCGTGCATAAATGGTTAAAGCCTTTGCGTATTGTAAAATACGATGCTTGTAATTTGTATCTTGAAGCTAAAGATTCTTTTCAAGTTCTTTGGTTTGAAGAACACATGCGGAAAAAAGTTCAAGCCAAATTTGTTAATAATAATCAAAAAAAAATTAAGATCCATTTACTTGTTCAAAACGTTCCTGTTACACAATTAAAAAAAAAGAAAGAAAAACAAGCCTCTGTTCCAGCATCTGTAAAATTTAATTTAAACTTTGATTACCCTGATAGTAATTGTACTTTTGACAATTTTATTCAAAATGATTCAAATCTCTTAGCCTATAAAGTTTTTACAAAGACTGCTGGCTACAAAGATCAACCCTTAGAACTTGGATTATTTAATCCCATTTTTATTCATAGCAACTCAGGTTTTGGCAAATCCCATTTACTTATGGCATTTGCAAATGAACTAATGAATAGAAAAGTTAAAGTTATTTATGTTCGGGCAGAAAGTTTCACAGAACATGTCGTTACAGCGATTAGAGCTGGTGAGATGAGTAAATTTAGACAATCATATCGAAATGCTGATGTTTTAATCATTGATGATGTGCATATATTTTCTAAAAAAGGCGCGACACAAGAAGAGCTTTTTCACACCTTTAACTCTTTACAAATGACCGGAAAGCAAATCGTCTTAAGTGCAAATTGTGCTCCCGGAGATCTTCAGTTTATAGAACCTCGCCTTATCAGCCGTTTTGAATGGGGAATCGTTTTATCTTTAGACAACTTGACAGCTGAAGATGTAAAAACCATCTTATTAAAAAAAATAGAAATACTAAAATTTCCTTTAGCCCCAAAAGTTATTCAATTTTTGTTAGATTCTTTTAAAAGTAGTTTAAAAGCCTTAATTAGAGCATTAGAAGCTTTAGTTCTTCGAATCCACTTAAATCAAGCAGATTTTAAATACCCATCTATTAGTCTAACCGTACCAATGGTGAAACACCATTTACAAGATCTACTTTTAGTTGAGGAAAAAAATACTCTGACCCCTGAAAAAATCATTCAGCAGGTAGCTGAACATTTTGGGATAACGACAGATGATATAAAAGGCAAAGCACAAAGTCGCGATTGTGTTGTTCCACGCCATTTAGCCATCTATTTTTGCCGAAAAGAATTAAAAATTCCTTTCACAAAACTTGGAGACCTTTTTGGAGGACGCGATCATTCTACAGTTATGTCGAGTCATAAAATTGTTCTAAATGCTATTGAAAACAATGATATGGCTATAACTGATCATTATCATTTATTAGCAAATAAATTGAAAAAAACTGAATAA
- the tyrP_4 gene encoding Tyrosine permease, producing MNTKTGAILLVAGTCIGSGMIALPLVLSPIGIIPSAILMIAIWYIMYYTSLVNLELNLQAGEGLTLGDLGRKYSGKKAEYIGTICLKLLSYSLLAVFIYGGSSIIQKLLETQTNLSFSFNLIVFSYTFVIITLLLLPIRWIDYCNRLLFICLLGVVTVLVLGLTIAIDWKNLPLFNQKSKEISVLASLLPVVFTSFGFQVIFHTLTNYCSRQVKVLKSAFFWGSLIPAIVYIAWTTVIVTIIYQNDPTFYGKIISGKAEIGELIHSLSQISHWQSIQIFIWWISILAIGTSILGVGVGLCDSLQTKLPITNGYLRRLVATLLAIIPSAIIVVYIPNAFTTILGFAGMILAIIAIILPIYLLLKIKNKSFFYREVKWKSFLILSIAIGLIIVLSELYNMS from the coding sequence ATGAACACAAAAACTGGAGCGATTCTATTAGTCGCTGGAACTTGTATCGGGAGTGGTATGATTGCGTTACCGCTTGTACTCTCCCCCATAGGAATAATACCAAGTGCTATATTAATGATAGCTATCTGGTATATCATGTATTATACCTCGCTTGTTAATTTAGAATTAAATTTACAAGCCGGTGAAGGGCTGACCCTTGGAGATTTAGGAAGAAAATATAGTGGAAAAAAAGCAGAGTATATAGGGACGATTTGTTTAAAACTCTTATCCTATTCTCTCTTAGCCGTATTTATATATGGGGGATCATCCATAATTCAAAAACTTCTTGAGACTCAAACAAATCTTTCTTTTTCGTTCAACCTCATTGTTTTTTCCTATACTTTTGTAATTATTACCTTACTCCTTTTACCCATTCGCTGGATTGATTATTGTAATCGCCTACTCTTTATTTGCTTGCTAGGTGTGGTTACAGTATTAGTTTTAGGCTTAACAATTGCAATCGATTGGAAAAACCTCCCACTTTTTAATCAAAAGTCTAAAGAAATATCTGTTTTAGCCTCTTTACTGCCCGTAGTATTTACCTCTTTTGGCTTTCAGGTAATCTTTCACACTTTAACAAATTACTGCAGTCGCCAAGTTAAAGTTCTAAAATCTGCCTTTTTTTGGGGAAGCTTAATACCAGCGATTGTATATATAGCTTGGACAACAGTCATAGTTACGATTATTTACCAAAATGATCCTACCTTTTATGGAAAAATTATAAGTGGAAAAGCAGAGATTGGAGAATTAATTCATTCCCTAAGCCAAATTTCACATTGGCAATCGATCCAAATTTTTATCTGGTGGATCTCGATTTTAGCGATTGGAACTTCAATCCTTGGAGTCGGTGTTGGTTTGTGCGATTCACTTCAAACTAAATTACCAATAACTAATGGATATTTAAGACGGTTAGTGGCTACATTATTAGCTATCATTCCATCAGCTATTATTGTGGTTTATATACCTAATGCTTTTACAACTATATTGGGTTTTGCAGGAATGATATTAGCCATCATTGCGATTATCCTTCCCATTTATTTGTTATTAAAAATAAAGAATAAATCTTTTTTCTACAGAGAAGTAAAATGGAAAAGTTTTCTCATTCTTTCTATAGCAATAGGGTTAATTATAGTGCTTAGCGAACTTTATAACATGAGTTAA
- the rhlE gene encoding ATP-dependent RNA helicase RhlE: MSNFNSFDLDEKIVKVLQEIDYVTPTPIQEQAIPKVMEGTDIIACAQTGTGKTAAFMLPIIDYLIDVPHSKNIAPKVLILVPTRELAMQVSQQAKIYTKHLPNIKTVCIYGGVSYAIQNRMLSRPYDILVATPGRLIDHLDRERIDLSEVSKFILDEADRMLDMGFIEDIEKISSLIPKNRQTLLFSATIDNKILPFSKKLQKDPFHIKVERTLQTSNLIAQKLYYVDDIHHKNKLLEHILQTAEAMNQTIVFTSTIKQADELSYSLKESGYLSGSLHGDMSQEKRTRTINKLKHGKINILVATDVAARGIDISTLTHVINFDLPFQSEDFIHRIGRTGRAGATGTAITFATYKEDHRINRINQLLGKPLESFTVEGLEPKPKTEGSSSSGKRKRGSRSNARRNKEMRRDESSSFHSNRSQKNDFSFREERRSKPSFERNSNSEFKRSSKPDFKKSEFDRFPKSDFKKAKPDFDRFPKSENRKSSKGEFEEFGKTEFKKSAKSDFKKFSKPDFRSESKSKQFNSSSKKFSSSSSPKASKSFENFKIPSLTKKPRRNKPSFLGKI, from the coding sequence GTGTCTAATTTTAATAGTTTTGATTTAGATGAAAAAATTGTAAAAGTTTTACAAGAAATAGATTATGTAACTCCAACTCCTATACAAGAACAAGCCATACCTAAAGTAATGGAAGGCACAGATATTATTGCATGTGCACAAACTGGGACTGGAAAAACAGCGGCTTTTATGCTGCCTATCATTGATTATTTGATCGATGTGCCACATTCTAAAAACATTGCCCCCAAAGTTTTAATTTTAGTGCCGACAAGAGAACTTGCAATGCAAGTATCGCAACAAGCTAAAATATATACAAAACATCTTCCCAACATTAAAACTGTGTGTATTTATGGTGGTGTGTCTTATGCAATCCAAAACAGAATGTTAAGTCGTCCATATGATATTTTAGTTGCAACGCCTGGAAGATTGATTGACCATTTAGACCGAGAAAGAATCGACTTGTCAGAGGTGTCCAAATTTATTTTAGACGAAGCTGATCGTATGCTTGACATGGGTTTTATAGAAGATATTGAAAAAATTTCCTCTTTGATTCCTAAAAATAGACAAACATTGCTATTTTCAGCGACAATAGACAACAAAATTCTTCCTTTTTCCAAGAAACTTCAAAAAGATCCTTTTCACATAAAAGTTGAAAGAACATTGCAAACAAGCAATCTGATTGCTCAAAAACTTTATTATGTTGATGACATTCATCACAAAAATAAGCTTCTAGAGCATATTCTTCAAACAGCTGAAGCCATGAATCAAACGATTGTATTTACGTCTACAATCAAGCAAGCAGATGAGCTTTCTTATTCATTAAAAGAAAGCGGATACTTATCCGGATCATTACACGGCGACATGAGTCAAGAAAAACGCACAAGAACGATTAACAAATTAAAACATGGAAAAATCAATATTTTAGTAGCAACCGATGTAGCTGCAAGAGGAATTGACATTTCCACTTTAACTCATGTTATTAATTTTGATTTACCATTCCAATCAGAAGATTTTATCCATCGTATTGGAAGAACGGGAAGAGCTGGAGCCACAGGAACCGCTATTACATTTGCAACTTATAAAGAAGATCATCGCATTAATCGCATTAATCAGTTACTTGGAAAACCCTTAGAATCATTTACTGTGGAAGGTTTAGAACCAAAACCTAAAACGGAAGGTTCATCTTCAAGTGGAAAAAGAAAAAGAGGATCTCGTTCGAACGCTCGTCGTAATAAAGAAATGAGAAGAGATGAATCAAGCTCATTTCATTCCAATCGTTCACAAAAAAATGACTTTTCATTTAGAGAAGAGAGAAGATCAAAACCATCTTTTGAAAGAAATTCTAATTCTGAATTTAAAAGGTCATCAAAACCTGATTTCAAAAAATCAGAATTTGACAGATTTCCTAAATCAGATTTTAAAAAAGCAAAACCTGATTTCGATAGATTCCCAAAGTCTGAAAATAGAAAATCCTCAAAAGGTGAATTTGAAGAATTTGGAAAAACAGAATTTAAAAAATCTGCTAAATCTGATTTTAAAAAATTTTCCAAACCAGACTTTAGATCAGAAAGTAAATCTAAGCAATTTAACTCCTCCTCTAAGAAGTTTTCTTCAAGCTCTAGCCCGAAAGCTAGTAAAAGCTTTGAAAATTTTAAAATTCCTTCCCTTACCAAAAAGCCAAGACGCAATAAGCCAAGTTTTTTAGGTAAAATCTAG
- the cbh gene encoding Choloylglycine hydrolase — MKSKFCRLAFLSIIFMQQTWLPCSACTRALYVGDDNVVITGRTMDWKEDMHSNLWLFPRGIQRDGSAGPNSIKWKSKYGSVIVSGYDVGTADGMNEKGLVTNLLYLVESEYRQPSSEKPLLSISLWAQYVLDNFATVSDAVNALKDEPFYVIPANLPNNEPAQLHLSISDATGDSAIFEYIKGELIIHHGKQFTIQTNSPTYDQQLALNSYWEQIGGTVFLPGTNRSADRFARASFFINAIPKKVDSNFITAVPSQTFANQAVASVLSLMRSVSVPLGITTPNQPNIASTLWRTISNQKDLLYFFDSSTSPNTFWVALKDLDIQEGAPVKKITTAGGKIYLGNASQEFKEEKPFTFLPAK; from the coding sequence ATGAAAAGCAAGTTTTGTCGTTTAGCCTTTCTTTCAATCATTTTTATGCAACAAACATGGCTTCCTTGTAGCGCTTGCACGCGCGCACTATATGTTGGCGATGATAATGTTGTCATAACCGGGCGCACTATGGATTGGAAAGAAGATATGCATTCCAATCTTTGGTTGTTTCCAAGAGGAATACAAAGAGATGGCTCTGCAGGACCAAATTCCATAAAATGGAAATCTAAATATGGAAGTGTGATTGTTTCAGGATATGATGTAGGAACAGCTGATGGGATGAACGAAAAAGGTTTAGTCACTAATTTGTTGTATCTAGTGGAGTCAGAATATCGACAACCCTCTTCTGAAAAACCACTTCTTTCTATTAGTCTTTGGGCTCAATATGTTTTAGACAATTTTGCTACAGTTTCTGATGCTGTTAATGCTTTAAAAGATGAACCATTTTATGTTATTCCAGCTAACTTGCCTAATAATGAACCAGCTCAATTGCATTTGTCGATTTCAGATGCAACAGGGGATTCGGCAATTTTTGAATATATTAAAGGTGAATTAATTATTCATCACGGTAAACAGTTTACTATTCAAACGAATTCTCCAACCTATGACCAACAATTAGCTCTTAACTCTTATTGGGAACAAATTGGGGGAACAGTCTTTTTACCAGGAACTAATCGTTCGGCTGATCGATTTGCTAGAGCTTCATTTTTTATTAATGCCATACCTAAAAAAGTTGATTCTAATTTTATAACCGCAGTCCCATCACAAACTTTTGCAAATCAAGCCGTAGCAAGTGTATTGAGTTTAATGAGAAGTGTAAGTGTTCCTTTAGGAATAACAACACCTAATCAACCGAATATTGCTTCAACTTTATGGCGTACGATTTCCAATCAAAAAGATTTACTCTATTTTTTCGATTCATCTACGAGCCCAAACACTTTTTGGGTTGCTTTGAAAGATTTAGATATACAAGAAGGGGCTCCTGTTAAAAAAATTACAACAGCGGGTGGTAAGATTTATTTAGGAAATGCCAGCCAAGAATTTAAAGAAGAAAAACCCTTTACTTTTCTTCCTGCAAAATAG